Part of the Metarhizium brunneum chromosome 6, complete sequence genome is shown below.
ATCCAGGGTGACTTTGATACTCTTTGTTTGCCCCTTCCCAGCGTCAATCAATGCCTTTCGAAGCCTCACAAAATACGCATCAATACGAAGGCCTAGCGGCCCTGCATATTCGCCACACATGGGGCATTTCCATTCATCTGCACGCGCGGGCTCCGATTTGCTTTGCGAAGGTTTGCCACGACGGGTTTGTAGCCATATTTCCAGGTCAAAGCATTCGATATGCTTGCAACGCAGTCCTCGAACCGGCGACTTGACCATGCTTGCGCTGAATGGATCTATCAACGATATGCACAAAGAGTCGTCCTGCACAATGACGTCGTCAGAGTCATCAGGCCGCAGACGCTTCTCAATCTCCTTCTCTGTTTGTTCAACACTAAAAGCCTCCAGCTCCATCACCATAGCGAATGTCGATTCATGATCCATGGTTTTTATAATCTCAACGGCCAAGTAATAGACTGAGGTGTCCTTGTAATTCTCAGGATTCTCGGGCAGGCTGATTTTGACtgtattgaacccttgtcgTATCATGTCGGTGAGCTCTATTGGAAGGTTTTGATGAAAATGCTGCGGCCTTAAAGGAAATACGGCTTCGTCATTGAACTTGATATAAACTTCTTGAGGCCAGACACAAGGGGATGAAGCCCAGTCCGCAATGCAGGTCTTTGTATCCTCTGGGAGCTGTCCGCTTAGCCTAAGACGATACCGCAGCGACCCTTGTTGGTACTGGTGTACTTTGGCCTCTTCAAAGCGTAGGAGCTGCGACCTTTCTGCGAACTCGGTAGACGTCACTGCGAAATCAAAAGTTTGAATGGCTCCATTTTGATGAAAAAGGGCTGTTGGTTTAACGGCAAAGCGATCAAGATATTGGTAGTATCGGGTCCCAGGTCCTTCGGCACTGATTCTCCGTGGACTGCGCGAGCGGGCTAAATGAAGGCTAGATTGGACAGAAGTCCAACCATATTGGCTCTGAGGACAGTCGGCCTCTCGTGGAGGAGCGGCTGAGAACCCACCTCCCGCAGTGGCAGATTGTCCCCGTGCCATCCCAGCATGCGTGTTTGCCACAAGTTTCTTCTGTGCCGTTCGTTCATGAGAAGAATGCCTGTGTTTGACTATCTGAGAGGTTGGTCTTCCGACCAATGATCCGGGATGAGACAGGTGACGATGATTTGTCCCATTACGTGCGCTTTGCACAAAGCGTTGTTGCCCGGGTATTGGAGTCTGGCCTGGTACAAGCCCTGCTTCGCGTGGATGCTGACCGACGGGGGCAGCTGATGCTACTGCACGCGTTTGTGGTATCACGTTGGGTGTGGGAAATTGCGCTTGCCAGGGAGCGTTTGGTGACTGGCCCTGAACGAATGGCGTTCCAGGACTGGAAGCGTCATGAGGTGAAAGACAGGCGGCGAAAGCGGATGAAGTCACCGGTGATACTGTTGTGTTGTAGCTCTGGTTGACACTTGCGACAGAGTTTGATTGAGTCTGTGCAGCTGTGAATCTAGCAGCCGCCACTTCGCCAGTTGTTAGCACTAGGT
Proteins encoded:
- the PIAS1 gene encoding E3 SUMO-protein ligase PIAS1, which encodes MARGQSATAGGGFSAAPPREADCPQSQYGWTSVQSSLHLARSRSPRRISAEGPGTRYYQYLDRFAVKPTALFHQNGAIQTFDFAVTSTEFAERSQLLRFEEAKVHQYQQGSLRYRLRLSGQLPEDTKTCIADWASSPCVWPQEVYIKFNDEAVFPLRPQHFHQNLPIELTDMIRQGFNTVKISLPENPENYKDTSVYYLAVEIIKTMDHESTFAMVMELEAFSVEQTEKEIEKRLRPDDSDDVIVQDDSLCISLIDPFSASMVKSPVRGLRCKHIECFDLEIWLQTRRGKPSQSKSEPARADEWKCPMCGEYAGPLGLRIDAYFVRLRKALIDAGKGQTKSIKVTLDGNWTAIEEPQDGEDGENGGSVQKSAQKRAEPAIIEILDD